The following coding sequences are from one Triticum dicoccoides isolate Atlit2015 ecotype Zavitan chromosome 4A, WEW_v2.0, whole genome shotgun sequence window:
- the LOC119289542 gene encoding transcription factor MYB86-like has protein sequence MSKAPRGPRKPATRGPWSTEEDAKHGLGRWSDIPRLAGIERGGKSCRLRWLNYLRPDLKRAALSQEEEDLIIQLHSIIGNSWTLIAACLPGRTDNGVKNFWNASIKHKLRRRGIDPDTHEPVVDEGSRNGDAQYILPSHLEAGSNACSHGALSPDAAGLHHSLRGHGPAAAPAWRCTCTAGGVELQHGGL, from the exons ATGTCGAAGGCGCCGCGCGGCCCCAGGAAGCCGGCGACGAGAGGCCCTTGGTCGACGGAGGAGGACGCCAAGCATGGCCTCGGCCGCTGGAGCGACATCCCCAGGCTAGCAG GCATTGAGAGGGGCGGGAAGAGCTGCCGGCTGAGGTGGTTAAACTACCTCCGGCCGGACCTGAAGCGGGCCGCGCTCTCGCAGGAAGAGGAAGATCTCATCATCCAACTCCATTCCATCATAGGCAACAG CTGGACTCTGATCGCGGCGTGCCTGCCGGGGCGGACGGACAACGGGGTCAAGAACTTCTGGAACGCCTCCATCAAGCACAAGCTCCGCCGGCGTGGCATCGACCCGGACACCCACGAGCCGGTGGTCGACGAGGGCAGCAGGAACGGCGACGCCCAGTACATCCTGCCATCCCACCTTGAGGCAGGTAGCAACGCGTGCAGCCATGGAGCCCTCAGCCCTGACGCTGCCGGACTCCATCACTCGCTACGTGGACACGGACCCGCTGCAGCTCCAGCATGGCGTTGTACTTGTACAGCCGGCGGTGTCGAGCTCCAGCACGGTGGGCTCTGA